The nucleotide sequence GCTGCTAACCGGAATAGAGCAATTTCCACACCGACTTCTATGGCCAATGTATCACCGAAGGATGCTTGTCCTAGATGCCGCCAGGGATTCTTTTGTTCTGATCACGGTAGTCTTCCATCTTCTTACTTCATCTAGCGCATTACTTTGGAAGACTAGGAAAATTCTAGTTTACCTAGTACCTGTTGCTGTTAATGAGGAAAAAGTGTTTTCAGTCTCAAGCTGCTTTTTGCTCTACTCCCAATATAGGGACTCTTTTTTACTTTTAGCCCAGACTCTGATCAGTGTTCTTGCTATTGCTTTCTAAGGTTCACAACCTAGAGAAGCAATTCCAAAAGCATCAAATACAGTAACATCTGTACCTTCTGAGAGCAATAGAGATGTACAGCAATGCCATCCTGCTCCGGTGAAGGAGAAAGTTGATATAAATGAGCCCCAAATTTGTAAAAACAAGGGCTGTGGTAAGACCTttacagaaaaggaaaatcatGACACTGCTTGCAGTTACCATCCTGGCCCCGCTATCTTCCATGACCGGATGAGAGGAGTAAGTTGATAAAGAAACACTCAtcttgtttagtttctttcaaGGGTGCT is from Nicotiana tabacum cultivar K326 chromosome 18, ASM71507v2, whole genome shotgun sequence and encodes:
- the LOC107784690 gene encoding cysteine and histidine-rich domain-containing protein RAR1 isoform X1, producing the protein MNYALPSKHLLIILFFFCTDRIGRECTCWILWHQGPLFHDGMKKWSCCKKSSHDFSLFLEIPGCKTGKHTTEKPVIAKPAANRNRAISTPTSMANVSPKDACPRCRQGFFCSDHGSQPREAIPKASNTVTSVPSESNRDVQQCHPAPVKEKVDINEPQICKNKGCGKTFTEKENHDTACSYHPGPAIFHDRMRGWKCCDIHVKEFDEFMSISPCTTGWHNANPAS
- the LOC107784690 gene encoding cysteine and histidine-rich domain-containing protein RAR1 isoform X2; protein product: MERLRCQRIGCNATFTEDDNPENSCTYHESGPLFHDGMKKWSCCKKSSHDFSLFLEIPGCKTGKHTTEKPVIAKPAANRNRAISTPTSMANVSPKDACPRCRQGFFCSDHGSQPREAIPKASNTVTSVPSESNRDVQQCHPAPVKEKVDINEPQICKNKGCGKTFTEKENHDTACSYHPGPAIFHDRMRGWKCCDIHVKEFDEFMSISPCTTGWHNANPAS